From a single Gadus morhua chromosome 3, gadMor3.0, whole genome shotgun sequence genomic region:
- the LOC115539713 gene encoding uncharacterized protein LOC115539713 isoform X2: protein MGKWGWRVDASRWSLQLLLLLASSLTLATDLPGLKCLCDFNTAISCDWNSSAQSPPITAATSCKLKTEKIRPRGGPTNYKSECDMRPRDPAHPALRACLLVLPPKLSQGFRHIDKWKIVLDCESVNLASIIYRPADYTKLKRPSTPEVNLTAVSFSEVPRLEWIDRRDIQLQWIKVGQPWGAQNITMETRCDPLCQMELTGLEKGEQYQARSRVRPSQDLYKSEWSDWSPVLQWVSAVGTEVSSTTGDTDTC from the exons ATGGGGAAATGGGGATGGCGAGTGGACGCCTCCCGTTGGTCTCTtcaactgctgctgctcctggcctCGTCACTGACTCTGGCCACCGACCTTCCCG GTCTCAAATGTCTGTGTGACTTCAACACTGCCATCTCCTGTGATTGGAACAGCTCGGCCCAGTCTCCTCCCATCACGGCTGCCACCTCATGCAAGCTCAAAACCGAAAAGATACGCCCCCG TGGTGGACCAACTAACTATAAATCGGAATGTGATATGAGGCCCCGGGACCCTGCTCACCCAGCCTTACGAGCATGCCTCCTGGTCTTACCACCAAAATTGAGCCAG GGGTTTAGACACATCGATAAGTGGAAAATTGTTCTGGACTGTGAGTCTGTGAACCTGGCCTCCATCATCTACAGGCCAGCAGACTACA caaaGCTGAAGAGACCCAGCACGCCTGAGGTCAACCTGACCGCCGTCTCATTCTCTGAGGTCCCTAGATTAGAATGGATTGACCGGCGTGACATCCAACTGCAGTGGATAAAAGTGGGTCAACCATggggg gCTCAGAACATTACGATGGAAACCAGGTGCGATCCCCTGTGCCAGATGGAGTTAACCGGGCTGGAGAAGGGAGAGCAGTACCAGGCGCGCAGCCGAGTCCGTCCTAGCCAGGACCTGTACAAATCAGAGTGGAGCGACTGGAGCCCTGTGTTGCAGTGGGTCTCTGCCGTCGGGACGGAAGTATCATCAACGACAG